One stretch of Candidatus Eisenbacteria bacterium DNA includes these proteins:
- a CDS encoding tetratricopeptide repeat protein gives MVAGCATVSEPPVQGPPSSPEAYSLFGTPLIAAPLSADTRDTLESRLGRAQAEYDRNPADADAAIWLGRRTAYLGRFRDAIGIYSASLGQHPKDARLYRHRGHRYLTLRRFESAIADLDQAARLIEGQPDQIEPDGIPNARNTPTSTLQSNVWYHLALGQYLTGDFEKARHSYERCREVSNNPDQLCATTYWQWQTLVRLGRMEEAERLLQPIRDDFDLIENHDYFHLLQLYRGRVTADTLLASAMRRGGTTFATVGYGVAGWHLASGRRTEAIAAMRQVMAGDAWAAFGHIAAEAELHRLGVRP, from the coding sequence ATGGTGGCCGGCTGCGCCACGGTTTCGGAGCCGCCCGTCCAGGGGCCGCCGTCTTCGCCCGAGGCCTACTCCCTGTTCGGGACGCCTCTGATCGCGGCCCCTCTGAGCGCCGACACGCGCGACACGCTCGAATCGCGGCTTGGCCGCGCGCAGGCAGAGTACGATCGCAACCCCGCAGACGCCGATGCCGCGATCTGGCTGGGGCGGCGCACCGCCTATCTCGGCCGCTTCCGCGATGCCATCGGGATCTATTCCGCGTCACTCGGCCAGCACCCCAAGGATGCGCGGCTCTACCGCCATCGAGGCCACCGCTATCTCACGCTCCGCCGCTTCGAGTCGGCGATCGCAGACCTCGACCAGGCGGCCCGACTGATCGAGGGGCAGCCGGATCAGATCGAGCCCGACGGTATTCCGAACGCGCGCAACACGCCCACCAGCACTCTCCAGTCCAACGTGTGGTATCACCTCGCTCTCGGCCAATACCTGACCGGGGACTTCGAGAAGGCGCGCCACTCTTACGAGCGCTGCCGTGAGGTGTCGAACAATCCCGACCAGCTGTGTGCGACGACTTATTGGCAGTGGCAGACGCTCGTGCGGCTGGGACGCATGGAGGAGGCGGAACGCTTGCTGCAACCCATTCGGGACGACTTCGACCTCATCGAAAACCACGACTACTTCCACTTGCTGCAGCTCTACCGCGGGCGCGTGACGGCCGACACGCTGCTGGCCTCGGCGATGCGGAGAGGCGGCACAACCTTCGCGACCGTGGGTTACGGAGTCGCGGGCTGGCACTTGGCGAGTGGCCGGCGCACCGAGGCGATCGCGGCCATGCGACAAGTCATGGCGGGCGACGCCTGGGCGGCGTTCGGCCACATCGCGGCCGAAGCGGAGCTCCATCGGCTCGGAGTCCGGCCATGA